DNA from bacterium:
TCCACGGGCGGCGCCGGTTCGATCGGCGCGGACGTTTCCACGTCCGGCGACGCATCCATCGGCGCGTCCGGGGAATCGGCGGCGGGAATCGGCGCGGCAGCCTCGTCATTATCATCGGGCGCCGATTCGGCCATCGCCGCGTCTTCGTCGATATCGTCTTCGGAGACGGGCACGTCGCCGCCCGGTCCGAAATCCAGCCCATCGGATATGACCGTGCCCGCTGCGTCGCCCTCGGCGGGAGGCGCGCCCGCGGCCACGGCGGCGCCGCCGTCGGCGCGTTCGCCCTCCGCAACGGTATCGCCATCAGCGGCTTCGCCATCAGCGGTTTCGCCCTCGGCAACGGCTTCGCCACCAACGACCGCTCCGCCGGCGTTCGCTTCGTCGCCGGCTTCGCCCTCCGCAACGGCTTCGCCCTCCGCAACGGCTTCGCCTTCCGCGGCTTCCTCTTCGGATTCCGCGAGAGAACCTTCCTTCAGCATCAGGTTTTCGGTTTCTTCCGCCGCTTCGGGAGGACGAACCGAACCGAGGTTGAGATACGACGAAAGCGCCTCGACGTAGTCCGCCGTCGGATCGCCGCGCGCGTAGTCCATCGCGCTGCGCCCGTATTGATCGGCCGCCTCGGGCTGGGCGCCCTTGGCGAGCAGGATCTTCGCCATCGTCAGATTGCGTTCCTTGGCGGCGTAGTGCAGCGCGGAGACGCCGTAGGAGCTGCGCGCGTTGACGTCGGCGCCCCGCGCGACAAGCAGCGCGACGGCGCGCGTTTCGCCGCCGCGCGCCGCGGAAAGAAGCGGCGTGAGTTGCTCGTCGCCGCACCGGGCCTCGATATTGGCGCCGACGCCGGCAAGCAGGTCGACAAGCTCCAGGTGCCCCTTTTCCGCGGCGAGGCATAGCGGCGTCGTTCCATATTCGCCCGCGGCGGACGGATCGGCGCCGCGCGCCAGAAGGAGCTTGGCCAGATCGATCCGGCCGGCGGCCACGGCGTAATGCAGGGCGGTCGAACCTTTCCTGTTCGCGGCGTGCACATCGGCGCCCGCGTCGATGATCTGTTTGGCGGCGATGGCGCGCCCGTGCTTCGCGGCGATGTGAAGCGGCGTGCGCCCGCTCTCGTCGGCGGCGTCAAGCGCGGGTTTCGTCGCGAGCATCATCCCGACGATCGGGGGGCTTCCCTTTTCCGCGGCGCGATGCAACGAGGTCGCGCCGGTCTTGTCCGCGGTATCGACGCTCGCCCCGCGCGAAAGCAATAGCGCGACGGCGGCTTTTCGCCCCTTGCTGGCGGCCAGTGCGAGCGGCGTTGCGCCGTCCTCGTCCTGAAAGTCGATCGTCGCGCCGCGATCGACGAGGAGCCCGACGATGTCGGCGTAGCCCCAGTCGGCGGCGACGTGCAGCGGCGTGCGCCCTTTCTCGCCGATCTTGTTGGGGGAGTCCCCCTTGTCGAGGCGCTTTTTGACGCCTTCGAAATTGCCGCCCTCGGCGAGGCTGTGGAGGTCGTTTCGCCCGCGGTCGTAATAACCCGCG
Protein-coding regions in this window:
- a CDS encoding ankyrin repeat domain-containing protein — encoded protein: MARHIAVFLLSAAFFALACPHARAGYYDRGRNDLHSLAEGGNFEGVKKRLDKGDSPNKIGEKGRTPLHVAADWGYADIVGLLVDRGATIDFQDEDGATPLALAASKGRKAAVALLLSRGASVDTADKTGATSLHRAAEKGSPPIVGMMLATKPALDAADESGRTPLHIAAKHGRAIAAKQIIDAGADVHAANRKGSTALHYAVAAGRIDLAKLLLARGADPSAAGEYGTTPLCLAAEKGHLELVDLLAGVGANIEARCGDEQLTPLLSAARGGETRAVALLVARGADVNARSSYGVSALHYAAKERNLTMAKILLAKGAQPEAADQYGRSAMDYARGDPTADYVEALSSYLNLGSVRPPEAAEETENLMLKEGSLAESEEEAAEGEAVAEGEAVAEGEAGDEANAGGAVVGGEAVAEGETADGEAADGDTVAEGERADGGAAVAAGAPPAEGDAAGTVISDGLDFGPGGDVPVSEDDIDEDAAMAESAPDDNDEAAAPIPAADSPDAPMDASPDVETSAPIEPAPPV